A genome region from Nitrospira sp. includes the following:
- a CDS encoding HEAT repeat domain-containing protein: MESPAPLEEGAPLTPLVKPGSDPAVATVKQLLKLLDKAAKSARTYGTKNPVAQRFFQQFYDDLSRHLTLHPHLALLVQRNQLLFRNEVVYQPERDATGDSFAFKMYSDGIRELSFHQGLLQDDLAFFLDALWGTPSGEAGATEEPVDLEEEDDDDIVTRLWAKNLETITLVTAEELVRSSGFGLDELELQTQGYMSMSVTSLRELLDRERAAAADKDTTPEAAGQRTGGGSSGANRNRRLQANVVGYDVSQEEHAVLTEEIQRETQRDATAYICDILTAVLASEPSPALLTKLFQVWDHVLDVLIRNGQWIQLETVLTLLQDAESVRPDLSEAHQQQLAGLLDGLSRPERLKTIGVYLNRTSHANTEGLPTLLFMMKQDAIPGLCSLLAGLDKPSHQAVVMDTLHTLARDHSDTIVRGLTDKRPTYVKNLLTLISRWGDAHFADPIERTLRHPEPTVRREALRVLAAIRPSGNGTKLIGLLNDSDETVRLTTMKVLSTGQYSIGFSAWAPFVTVDEFHDRSPAEKRAFFVAIKQTAADEAVPYWQGLLTEWSWTNRKKKEELAILAADILGKLATPAALAALEIGEKKGGTAVRQACSAALSAANRQQRQSLPPAANS; this comes from the coding sequence ATGGAATCTCCAGCACCGCTCGAAGAGGGCGCTCCGCTTACGCCCTTGGTAAAGCCAGGGTCCGACCCGGCAGTGGCCACGGTCAAGCAGTTGCTCAAACTGCTCGATAAGGCTGCGAAATCGGCCCGCACCTACGGCACCAAGAACCCCGTGGCCCAGCGATTCTTCCAGCAGTTTTACGACGACCTCTCGAGGCATCTCACCCTTCACCCTCACCTCGCCCTCTTAGTCCAACGCAATCAATTGCTGTTCAGAAACGAAGTCGTCTATCAACCGGAGCGGGATGCGACCGGAGACAGCTTCGCCTTCAAGATGTACTCGGATGGGATACGAGAGTTGAGTTTCCATCAAGGGCTCCTACAGGACGATCTGGCTTTTTTCCTGGATGCGCTGTGGGGGACGCCCTCCGGTGAAGCCGGAGCAACCGAAGAGCCGGTCGACCTCGAAGAAGAAGACGACGACGACATCGTGACGCGCCTCTGGGCCAAGAATCTCGAGACCATCACTCTCGTCACCGCAGAGGAACTGGTTCGGTCCTCAGGATTCGGACTGGACGAGCTTGAACTGCAGACGCAGGGCTATATGAGCATGTCGGTGACGTCGCTGCGAGAGCTCCTCGACCGCGAGCGCGCGGCGGCGGCCGACAAAGACACCACGCCGGAGGCAGCCGGCCAGCGCACCGGCGGAGGCAGCAGCGGCGCAAACAGAAATCGTCGCCTCCAGGCCAACGTCGTCGGGTATGACGTCTCTCAGGAAGAACATGCCGTCTTGACCGAGGAGATCCAACGCGAAACCCAGCGCGATGCCACGGCGTATATTTGCGACATCCTCACGGCCGTGCTGGCATCTGAACCTTCTCCCGCGTTGCTGACGAAATTATTCCAGGTCTGGGATCATGTGCTCGACGTGTTGATTCGAAACGGACAATGGATACAGCTCGAAACCGTCTTGACCCTGTTGCAGGATGCCGAGTCGGTCCGCCCCGATCTTTCGGAGGCCCATCAACAACAGCTCGCAGGACTGCTCGATGGACTGAGCCGCCCCGAGCGACTGAAAACGATCGGCGTGTACCTCAATCGCACCTCACACGCAAACACAGAGGGGTTGCCCACCCTCCTGTTCATGATGAAACAGGATGCCATCCCCGGACTCTGTTCACTGCTTGCCGGCTTGGACAAGCCCTCGCATCAAGCCGTGGTGATGGACACCTTGCACACGCTCGCGCGTGACCATTCCGACACGATCGTACGCGGATTGACCGACAAGCGGCCAACCTACGTGAAAAATCTGTTGACGCTCATTTCCCGCTGGGGCGACGCCCACTTTGCCGACCCTATCGAAAGAACCCTTCGGCACCCCGAACCCACCGTCCGACGCGAAGCCCTTCGGGTCCTGGCCGCGATCCGGCCGTCCGGGAACGGCACGAAGTTGATCGGCCTCCTCAACGACAGCGACGAAACCGTTCGCCTGACGACCATGAAGGTGCTCTCCACCGGACAGTACAGTATCGGCTTCTCCGCCTGGGCCCCGTTCGTGACCGTCGATGAATTTCATGATCGGTCACCCGCCGAAAAACGCGCGTTCTTTGTCGCCATCAAACAGACCGCCGCCGATGAGGCCGTGCCCTATTGGCAGGGCCTGTTGACAGAATGGTCCTGGACCAACCGGAAGAAGAAGGAAGAACTCGCCATACTGGCGGCGGACATTCTCGGCAAGCTGGCGACGCCCGCAGCCTTGGCCGCACTCGAAATCGGAGAGAAGAAGGGCGGTACCGCCGTCCGCCAGGCCTGCAGCGCAGCGCTCTCCGCGGCCAACCGCCAGCAACGGCAATCGCTTCCTCCAGCCGCAAATTCCTGA
- a CDS encoding GDSL-type esterase/lipase family protein — protein MSSNQPPRILCFGDSLTAGYRIPTPTDPQTGETPYGHVLQEYLGEQGHVEISGICGEVTGEMVLRFRAAVLERRPQTVIILGGTNDLGWNAAPAEIMRNLLKMYELARAASIIPVPVTVPSIRVEVGTDHPDGASWLAGHLQRRQQLNRLIADYAESKRVPYFDLFSATAEPDSLMLAEPYSNDGLHFTAAGYRLFGRLLYQQVFAPAAAGYPSTSARPAGA, from the coding sequence ATGTCCTCGAACCAACCGCCGCGTATTCTTTGCTTCGGTGATAGCCTCACGGCAGGCTATCGAATTCCTACTCCGACAGACCCGCAGACAGGGGAGACCCCCTATGGGCATGTCTTGCAGGAATACCTTGGAGAGCAAGGACACGTGGAGATCAGCGGGATCTGCGGCGAAGTCACGGGCGAGATGGTGCTGCGATTTCGTGCTGCGGTGCTGGAGCGACGTCCTCAGACGGTGATTATTCTTGGAGGGACGAATGATTTGGGCTGGAATGCCGCTCCGGCGGAGATTATGCGGAACCTCCTCAAGATGTATGAGTTGGCGAGGGCGGCCTCTATCATTCCGGTTCCGGTGACGGTACCCTCGATTCGTGTCGAGGTGGGCACGGATCACCCCGATGGCGCGTCCTGGCTGGCCGGACACCTTCAACGGCGGCAGCAATTGAATAGGTTGATCGCGGACTATGCCGAAAGTAAGCGCGTGCCCTATTTCGATCTGTTCAGCGCGACGGCCGAACCGGATTCCCTCATGCTCGCGGAACCGTACTCAAACGACGGCCTGCATTTCACGGCTGCCGGCTATCGACTGTTCGGCCGGCTCCTCTACCAACAGGTGTTTGCTCCTGCAGCAGCCGGTTACCCCTCGACATCCGCCAGGCCGGCCGGCGCATGA
- a CDS encoding thioredoxin domain-containing protein, with protein MTDRDFSREVEQASLPVLVEFWQPGCGHCLALLKQLEQLQEDTASVVKIVKMNVQENYQIPAELEISSLPALALFERGEFVRFIGGIGRKDEIQRQLGLT; from the coding sequence GTGACCGATCGAGATTTTTCGCGCGAAGTGGAACAGGCATCGCTCCCGGTGCTTGTCGAGTTTTGGCAGCCGGGTTGCGGCCACTGTCTGGCCCTCCTGAAGCAGTTGGAGCAGTTGCAGGAGGACACGGCCTCGGTGGTGAAGATCGTGAAGATGAATGTGCAGGAGAATTATCAGATTCCCGCGGAGCTGGAGATCAGCTCATTGCCGGCACTCGCGCTGTTCGAACGCGGCGAGTTCGTGCGGTTTATCGGAGGTATCGGCAGGAAAGACGAGATCCAGAGACAGCTTGGCCTGACTTAA
- the zwf gene encoding glucose-6-phosphate dehydrogenase: MSSPTTPVDIKPLPEAITPIEPCTLVIFGGSGDLARRRLIPAVYNLLLDGLLPDKYAVIGLGRKPMNDEEFRNLVREGVIAHSRQALIEDRWQEFERHLFYIQGENEDAQTYHALRAKAEQIEQAMQLPGNRIFYLSIPPSSFASVCEGLAQSGLATQPAGGSPYSRIIVEKPVGRDLASAQQINEVTGRVFDESQIFRIDHYLGKETVQNLMVVRFANSIFEPIWNHQYIDHVQITVSEAEGVGTRSSYYEEAGALRDMIQNHLLQLLCLVAMEPPYSLDPNVVRNAKMEVLRCLRPITGKDVEQYTVRAQYAAGTAHNQPVPGYRREKGVNPNSTTETYVAVKAFVENWRWSGVPFYLRTGKALPKRASEVAVQFKDIPQILFNANPANPQPANVLTLRIQPDEGLSLRIISRVPGTRAQTHPVEMDFQYSDVFGCPSPEAYERLLLDVMAGDASRFMRRDAVEASWDWVTKILDGWTQQRLRWLPEYTAGTWGPVEAERMIQNDGRAWRIL; the protein is encoded by the coding sequence ATGTCTTCACCAACAACTCCCGTGGACATCAAGCCGCTCCCTGAAGCCATCACTCCCATTGAACCTTGCACCCTCGTGATTTTCGGCGGCTCCGGAGACCTGGCCCGACGACGGCTCATCCCGGCGGTCTACAATCTGCTCCTCGATGGTTTGCTGCCGGACAAATATGCGGTGATCGGACTGGGGCGCAAACCGATGAACGACGAGGAGTTTCGCAATTTGGTTCGGGAAGGCGTCATCGCCCATTCACGGCAAGCCCTGATCGAGGACCGGTGGCAAGAATTCGAGCGCCACCTGTTTTACATCCAGGGCGAAAACGAGGATGCACAGACCTACCACGCGCTCCGTGCCAAAGCCGAGCAAATCGAGCAAGCGATGCAATTACCCGGCAACCGAATTTTTTACTTGAGCATTCCCCCGAGTTCGTTTGCCTCGGTGTGCGAGGGCTTGGCACAGTCCGGTCTGGCGACCCAACCCGCCGGCGGGTCGCCGTACTCCCGCATCATCGTGGAGAAGCCCGTCGGTCGCGACCTCGCTTCCGCACAACAGATCAACGAAGTGACCGGCCGGGTCTTCGACGAGTCGCAGATTTTCCGCATCGACCATTATCTGGGCAAAGAGACCGTCCAGAATCTCATGGTGGTTCGGTTTGCCAACAGCATCTTCGAGCCGATCTGGAACCACCAATATATCGACCATGTCCAAATTACGGTCAGCGAAGCGGAAGGCGTCGGGACCAGGTCCAGTTATTATGAAGAGGCCGGCGCCCTGCGGGACATGATTCAAAACCATCTCCTGCAGCTGCTCTGCCTCGTGGCAATGGAGCCACCCTACTCGCTGGATCCCAACGTCGTGCGCAATGCCAAGATGGAAGTGCTGCGCTGCCTCAGGCCGATCACCGGCAAAGATGTGGAGCAGTACACCGTTCGAGCACAGTATGCAGCAGGAACGGCTCACAACCAGCCGGTGCCGGGCTACCGCCGAGAGAAGGGCGTGAATCCGAACTCCACCACCGAGACGTATGTGGCGGTCAAAGCGTTCGTGGAAAACTGGCGCTGGTCCGGCGTGCCGTTTTATCTGCGAACGGGAAAAGCCTTGCCGAAACGCGCCAGCGAAGTCGCCGTGCAATTCAAAGATATTCCACAAATTCTCTTCAACGCGAACCCTGCGAACCCTCAACCGGCGAATGTCCTGACCCTGCGCATCCAGCCGGATGAAGGCCTCTCCCTGCGCATCATCTCCCGCGTCCCCGGCACGCGCGCGCAGACGCATCCGGTAGAGATGGACTTCCAATACAGCGACGTGTTCGGATGCCCGTCTCCGGAAGCCTACGAGCGCCTCCTGCTCGATGTCATGGCCGGCGATGCCTCGCGATTCATGCGCCGCGATGCCGTGGAAGCCTCATGGGACTGGGTGACGAAAATTCTGGATGGGTGGACGCAGCAGAGATTGCGTTGGTTGCCCGAATACACAGCGGGAACGTGGGGACCCGTCGAGGCTGAACGGATGATCCAGAACGACGGACGCGCCTGGCGCATCCTTTAA
- the gnd gene encoding decarboxylating 6-phosphogluconate dehydrogenase — protein MELGFIGLGKMGMNMVTRLQQGRHRIVAYDRAPEIVKQAEGKGCVGAASLSDLVSKLSAPRAVWIMVPSGAPTEETIQAVAALLQPGDTIIDGGNTRFHDDTRRAAELKTKGIHYVDVGTSGGIWGLTVGYCLMIGGDNEPVQRLTPIFQTLAPEQGWAHMGTHGAGHYVKMVHNGIEYSMMQGYAEGFELMAKSEYRLDLGKIADVWMHGSVVRSWLLELAVGALKQDPKLEKLKGYVQDSGEGRWMIQDAIDKDVPVPTLTSALFTRFRSRQDESFAEKMLAALRNAFGGHSVRR, from the coding sequence ATGGAACTCGGATTTATCGGACTCGGCAAGATGGGAATGAACATGGTCACGCGCCTGCAGCAGGGACGGCATCGCATCGTGGCGTACGATCGTGCGCCTGAGATCGTGAAACAGGCGGAGGGGAAAGGTTGTGTCGGCGCCGCGTCACTCAGCGACCTCGTCTCGAAACTGTCCGCCCCTCGCGCCGTCTGGATTATGGTTCCGTCGGGGGCTCCCACCGAGGAAACGATTCAAGCCGTCGCCGCCCTGCTCCAACCGGGCGATACCATCATCGATGGAGGCAACACCCGTTTCCACGACGATACCCGGCGCGCCGCCGAGCTGAAAACGAAGGGCATCCACTATGTCGATGTCGGGACCAGCGGCGGAATTTGGGGGCTGACGGTCGGCTATTGCCTCATGATCGGAGGCGACAACGAGCCGGTTCAACGATTGACACCGATCTTCCAAACATTGGCGCCTGAACAGGGCTGGGCTCACATGGGAACACACGGTGCAGGCCACTACGTCAAAATGGTCCACAACGGGATCGAATACAGCATGATGCAGGGCTACGCCGAAGGCTTCGAACTGATGGCGAAAAGTGAGTACCGCCTCGACCTGGGCAAAATTGCCGACGTGTGGATGCACGGCAGCGTGGTACGATCCTGGCTGTTGGAACTGGCCGTCGGCGCCTTGAAACAGGATCCGAAGCTCGAAAAACTCAAAGGATACGTCCAGGATTCCGGTGAGGGGCGATGGATGATTCAGGATGCGATCGATAAGGATGTGCCGGTCCCGACCCTTACATCCGCGCTATTCACCAGGTTCCGGTCGCGACAGGACGAGTCCTTCGCGGAGAAAATGCTGGCGGCTTTGCGCAACGCCTTCGGCGGACACAGCGTCCGCCGTTGA
- a CDS encoding nucleotidyltransferase domain-containing protein → MEPQLAASPAQSTPALPSSEELQAELLDVPEPPEMPPAVAPPGYEDALVGAVKYVRAKRGGDLVGIILVGSGARRAVTAHSDIDLIALVKGPADGQEMIRVGDRLVDIRYGEHKTVAENLAYSPRLAPLLRKGRILFDHEDVAAQLIAKAAQRFRQGPPTASIHERIRLKAECLHSLGKVEDLRDKPNTAQYLLQLFFEDCVTAFFRTRGLWFTAPVDTLRFLASRDPALGELASLFLSAATLHDRLTFGRRFADLLFRDIPLPPRVD, encoded by the coding sequence ATGGAACCACAACTCGCGGCCTCCCCCGCTCAGTCGACCCCGGCGCTCCCTTCCTCAGAGGAGTTGCAGGCTGAGTTATTAGATGTTCCCGAACCGCCCGAAATGCCCCCGGCGGTGGCGCCACCCGGTTACGAGGATGCCCTCGTCGGCGCCGTGAAATATGTCCGCGCCAAACGTGGCGGCGACCTGGTCGGCATTATCCTCGTCGGATCCGGTGCCCGACGAGCGGTCACCGCGCATAGCGATATCGACCTGATCGCCCTGGTCAAAGGTCCGGCGGACGGACAGGAAATGATTCGCGTGGGCGATCGGCTGGTGGACATCCGCTACGGCGAACACAAGACCGTCGCCGAGAATCTGGCCTATTCTCCTCGCCTGGCGCCCTTGCTCCGCAAGGGACGGATCCTGTTCGACCACGAAGACGTCGCGGCCCAACTGATCGCCAAAGCCGCGCAGCGGTTCCGCCAGGGGCCCCCGACAGCCAGCATTCATGAACGCATCCGTCTCAAGGCGGAATGTCTGCATTCGCTCGGCAAAGTCGAGGACCTTCGCGACAAACCCAACACGGCGCAATATCTCCTGCAACTGTTCTTCGAAGACTGCGTCACGGCCTTCTTTCGAACCCGAGGCCTCTGGTTCACGGCACCGGTCGACACCCTCCGGTTCCTGGCCTCGCGCGACCCGGCACTCGGCGAGCTGGCAAGTCTGTTTCTGAGCGCCGCCACGCTGCATGACCGATTGACATTCGGCCGGCGTTTTGCCGACCTCCTGTTTCGCGACATTCCCCTTCCACCTCGCGTGGACTGA
- a CDS encoding low specificity L-threonine aldolase — protein sequence MASTPQPIIDLRSDTVTKPSPAMRDAMARAEVGDDVYGEDPTVNRLQEAGAALVGKRAALFVPSGTAGNQLCLRAQTEPGQEVIVEGHSHIVRYELGAAAALAGVQLHWVTGSRGLMTAEQVEAAIRPNDTYSIQSGLICLEQTHNAGGGTVYPLATIQAIREVASAHGLPMHLDGARLLNAVVASGVSAAEYAQHFETVTFCLSKGLGAPAGSLIATDDRVLLERIRRFRRMYGGAMRQAGILAAAGLYALEHNIQRLAEDHAHARRLAARLQQIPGISIDPATVDTNILFFDVIREQVSAKEFVAALKQDGLLLNAVGPGSCRAVTHLDVSAEAIEQAADRIARVLDR from the coding sequence GTGGCAAGCACACCTCAACCCATCATCGATCTCAGGAGCGATACGGTCACAAAACCATCGCCCGCCATGCGCGACGCCATGGCCAGGGCCGAAGTGGGCGACGATGTATATGGGGAGGACCCGACGGTCAACCGTCTCCAGGAAGCCGGCGCTGCGTTAGTCGGCAAACGGGCCGCGCTTTTTGTTCCCTCGGGCACCGCAGGCAACCAACTCTGCCTTCGCGCCCAGACGGAGCCGGGACAGGAGGTGATTGTTGAAGGTCACTCGCACATCGTCCGCTACGAGCTGGGCGCGGCGGCGGCACTGGCCGGGGTGCAGCTCCATTGGGTCACCGGTTCGCGGGGACTCATGACGGCGGAGCAGGTCGAGGCCGCCATTCGCCCCAACGATACGTACAGTATTCAGAGCGGGCTCATCTGTCTCGAGCAAACTCACAATGCCGGAGGCGGCACGGTGTATCCCCTCGCGACGATCCAAGCCATCCGCGAGGTCGCGTCAGCCCACGGACTTCCGATGCACCTGGACGGGGCCCGGCTGTTGAATGCGGTCGTCGCCTCGGGAGTGTCGGCAGCCGAGTATGCGCAGCACTTTGAGACGGTCACCTTCTGCCTCTCGAAGGGGCTCGGCGCTCCGGCCGGCTCATTGATTGCCACCGACGATCGCGTGCTGCTCGAGCGAATCCGCCGATTCCGCCGTATGTATGGAGGCGCCATGCGACAAGCCGGTATCCTGGCTGCAGCGGGACTCTATGCGTTGGAACACAATATTCAGCGGCTCGCGGAGGACCATGCCCATGCGCGACGACTGGCCGCGCGATTACAACAGATTCCCGGGATCTCGATTGATCCCGCCACAGTCGACACCAACATTTTGTTCTTCGACGTGATCCGTGAGCAGGTGTCGGCGAAGGAATTCGTGGCGGCGCTCAAACAAGACGGCCTGTTGCTCAACGCCGTCGGCCCCGGCAGCTGTCGAGCTGTCACGCATCTCGACGTCTCGGCTGAAGCGATCGAGCAAGCCGCCGACAGAATCGCGCGTGTACTCGATCGCTAG
- a CDS encoding MFS transporter, which produces MERLRRSVARFVQAEPQEIWPLAWSFGYFFCLLCGYYILRPVRDEMAIQGGVHNLPWMMTGTFLTLLAVTPLFGWLSARFSRYRVLLAVYLFFISNLVCLYLLMTGRQYIEWVARGFFVWLSVFNLFVVSVFWSFMADLFTPAQGARLFGMIAAGGSTGALVGPLLTTGLTYLFPVPVLMLVSALFLLACIGCIYKLERWSRGRTLSHRENSGEPLGGGFLAGVRLVWASPYLLGICGYLTFLTMTATFLYFEQVRLVAEHFDTPEARTRLFSTLDFATNVLTWLTQLFITNRVVARFGLVAPLLFLPVVSLIGFLGIALWPGLVVYVSFSVLRRVGEYALSKPAREVLFTVVSREEKYKAKNFIDTAISRAGDASTGWLVSGIKALGVTTAQISWALLPLMFLWAWLGRWLARQQRTRLDAGQVPPGTPVEGDGV; this is translated from the coding sequence ATGGAGAGATTGCGCCGTTCAGTTGCCCGGTTCGTTCAGGCGGAGCCGCAGGAGATATGGCCGCTGGCCTGGTCGTTCGGGTATTTTTTCTGCCTCCTCTGCGGCTACTACATTCTTCGGCCCGTGCGAGATGAAATGGCGATCCAAGGCGGCGTGCACAATCTGCCCTGGATGATGACCGGGACCTTTCTGACGTTACTGGCCGTGACCCCGCTGTTCGGCTGGTTGTCGGCCCGCTTTTCCCGCTATCGAGTGCTGCTCGCGGTCTATCTGTTCTTCATCTCCAATCTCGTCTGCCTGTACCTGCTGATGACCGGCCGGCAGTACATCGAGTGGGTGGCCCGCGGGTTTTTCGTGTGGCTCTCGGTCTTCAATTTGTTTGTGGTGTCGGTGTTCTGGAGTTTCATGGCCGATCTGTTTACACCGGCCCAAGGTGCGCGGCTGTTCGGCATGATCGCGGCTGGAGGAAGCACCGGAGCCCTGGTCGGTCCCCTGTTGACGACGGGACTGACGTATCTCTTTCCGGTTCCGGTGTTGATGCTGGTCTCGGCGCTCTTTCTCCTGGCCTGCATCGGGTGTATTTACAAGCTGGAGAGATGGAGTCGCGGCCGGACCCTGTCTCACCGGGAAAACAGCGGGGAGCCGTTGGGCGGCGGTTTCCTGGCCGGTGTTCGACTGGTATGGGCCTCGCCGTATCTGCTGGGCATCTGCGGCTACCTCACCTTCCTGACCATGACGGCGACCTTCCTCTACTTCGAACAAGTCCGGTTGGTGGCGGAACATTTCGATACGCCGGAGGCCAGAACGCGCCTGTTCTCGACGCTCGATTTCGCCACGAATGTGCTCACCTGGCTGACGCAGCTGTTCATCACGAATCGCGTGGTGGCCCGGTTCGGCCTAGTGGCCCCGTTGCTCTTCCTGCCGGTCGTGAGCCTGATTGGGTTTCTTGGCATTGCCCTGTGGCCGGGGCTCGTCGTGTATGTGAGTTTCTCCGTGCTGCGTCGAGTAGGGGAATATGCCCTCTCCAAACCCGCCCGCGAAGTCCTCTTCACGGTGGTGAGCCGCGAAGAAAAATACAAAGCGAAGAACTTCATCGACACGGCGATCTCGCGCGCCGGGGATGCGTCCACCGGCTGGCTGGTATCGGGCATCAAGGCGCTCGGCGTAACGACGGCGCAGATTTCCTGGGCTCTGCTTCCGCTTATGTTTCTTTGGGCCTGGCTTGGCCGGTGGCTGGCGCGGCAGCAGCGTACACGGCTGGACGCCGGTCAGGTTCCTCCCGGCACTCCGGTCGAGGGAGACGGTGTCTGA
- a CDS encoding glutamate-5-semialdehyde dehydrogenase, producing MVEVPVKLYLDKVLKSARETVRPFSLMTGPARDKALRGMAAAIAEAEEDILAANEKDVDAVGKSMTGYENRERVRDAVARVRMTADDVKAMVDRLHRIADLPDPLGEVLGRHEESNGLQVSRMRVPIGVIGIVSELAPLETIDALALCLKSGNVCVFRGSPDWTLTQQTIAACLSKAAADAGVPLGACTIIERPEKEAALELIKSGKALDAIIPRGGAGLRKVVQEQAKMPILCHDGGITHVYIDGDADIPLAQNIVVNSKVQLPSAANSLDTLLVHQGIARPLLSALILRLLDEFKIDVLGCPKTVALMGQMHMTGHKAVKPAEDGDWNRQFQGPTMAIKMVPSFDDALTHIAQHGPSHTCVIVTKSYASAMRFSKEVDAGSVLVNASSRLNAGDSLGLGADVGLSSTRHHARGPIGLTQLTCEKYVVFGSGQLRHPHPVPLAYEDAIMLKRP from the coding sequence ATGGTTGAAGTTCCCGTTAAGCTGTATCTCGATAAGGTCCTGAAATCAGCCCGTGAGACGGTGCGGCCATTTTCCCTCATGACGGGTCCGGCCAGAGATAAGGCCTTGCGGGGGATGGCGGCAGCGATTGCGGAGGCGGAGGAAGACATTCTTGCCGCCAACGAGAAGGATGTGGATGCCGTCGGGAAATCCATGACAGGGTATGAGAACCGGGAGCGGGTGCGGGACGCGGTGGCGCGGGTTCGTATGACGGCCGATGACGTCAAAGCCATGGTGGACCGACTGCACCGGATCGCCGACCTGCCGGATCCACTCGGTGAGGTGCTGGGACGTCATGAGGAATCCAACGGGCTCCAGGTCAGTCGGATGCGCGTGCCGATCGGGGTGATCGGGATTGTGTCTGAACTGGCCCCGCTCGAAACGATCGATGCACTGGCACTCTGTCTGAAATCCGGCAACGTCTGTGTGTTTCGCGGGTCACCGGATTGGACGCTGACGCAGCAGACCATTGCCGCTTGTCTCTCGAAGGCTGCCGCCGATGCGGGGGTTCCCCTCGGCGCCTGTACGATCATCGAGCGTCCTGAAAAGGAAGCCGCGCTGGAATTGATCAAGTCCGGCAAAGCATTGGATGCCATTATTCCACGCGGCGGCGCGGGGCTTCGCAAGGTGGTGCAGGAACAGGCCAAGATGCCGATTCTCTGCCACGACGGCGGCATCACGCATGTGTACATCGATGGTGACGCCGACATCCCGTTGGCTCAAAATATCGTGGTGAATTCCAAAGTGCAGCTACCTTCGGCGGCCAATTCGCTGGACACGCTGCTGGTGCACCAGGGTATTGCCAGGCCGCTGTTGTCGGCGCTGATCCTGCGCTTGCTCGACGAGTTCAAAATCGATGTTCTTGGTTGTCCGAAGACCGTGGCGCTCATGGGCCAGATGCACATGACCGGGCATAAGGCCGTCAAGCCGGCCGAGGACGGAGATTGGAACCGGCAGTTTCAAGGGCCGACCATGGCGATCAAAATGGTGCCCAGCTTCGATGACGCGTTGACCCACATTGCGCAGCACGGTCCCAGTCACACCTGTGTCATCGTGACGAAATCGTATGCGTCTGCGATGCGGTTCAGCAAAGAGGTCGATGCGGGTTCGGTCCTGGTCAACGCCTCGTCGCGCCTGAATGCCGGGGACAGTCTTGGCCTGGGCGCCGATGTGGGACTGAGTTCCACGCGTCATCATGCGCGAGGGCCGATCGGCCTGACGCAGCTCACGTGCGAAAAGTATGTCGTCTTCGGCAGCGGTCAACTCCGGCATCCGCATCCGGTGCCGCTGGCCTACGAAGACGCGATCATGCTCAAGAGGCCGTAA